In Struthio camelus isolate bStrCam1 chromosome 31, bStrCam1.hap1, whole genome shotgun sequence, the genomic window CCTGCTCTGGGCTataggggggctatagggggacAATTGGCAGTGCCCCCTCCATGGGCTATGGGGGCAATTGGGTGTGCCGTGCCCCTCCCATGGGCTATGGGGCAATTGGGAGTTCTCCCCCCATCTGAGCAATGAGGGGCAATTGGGGGTGCCCTCCCATGGGGTATTGGAGGTGACCCTCCCCCCTTTTGGGCTATGGGGCAATTGGAGATGCCCCCTATGGGCTATAGGGGCAATTGAGAGGTGTCCCCCAGCCCGTGGGGGGCAATTGGGGTGCCCCCCCATGCTGTGGGGGCAATTAGGGTGTCTCCTATCTGGGCTTGGGGGGGACATCCCAATGCCTCCATACTATAGGGGGGCATGGGGGTGTGTCCCCCCCTCTCCCACAGGCCCTGGGGTCCCCCCATCTCACAGGAGGGGGGGGCTTtgggttgccccccccccccggcaatgGGGACCTGCCCCACCAAGGCTCACGGAGGGGCTCCAGGGGGCTCCAGACTcagggtggggggagatgggggggctCCCCCCagtgactgctaatttggggtaGAAacgtccccccccccacttcattttgggggagggaggggaatccAACCTTCCCCCATTGCTGCCTGCCAAGAGGGTGTTGCCCCtcgtttccttttttcccccgaAAATAAAGCGGTTTGGGGAAAGGgctttgagggggggggggtgtaccgTGCCCTTCCTCACTGTCCTCATCGCTGCCATGAAGGCTGGGTGGGGGCTTTTATCCAtctcaccccaccccaccccacccgccccaatccccctccccaaaacctccCCGGCACCAGGCAGGGCCGCAGCAACcgccttcccctcccttttccgggggggggggggggagaaaacggTCAGAGCGaacgcggcggcggctgccgtcTCCGCAGCCCCTTTGTGTccggctccgccgcccccgggggtcgccttctccttgcctttctttgcctttaaaaaacaaacaaaccaaccaaaccaacccaaaatgcacatttaaaaaaaaaaaaaaaatctctctctcctaTCTAGGCCAGGGCTCTGCGCGGAGCCCTCCCCTCGCTCGCTGTCGGCGATCGTAGCGGCTGTCAGACCGCGAGGCTTTCCCGAATCGCACCTTTTCCGCCTCGTTTCGCGAGCAGCGTTTCCCGGGGCTCGCGGCAGCGTCGGGCTCCGTTTCGGCGGCGTTCGGTCCCCGGCGCGGAAAGCGAGCCCGCGGCTTGGGGTAGAAAACAAACCCGTGAGGAATAACCTGCCCCATCGCTTTTAAGCAAAACCGTGCCCAAAAAAGAGTGCTCGGCGCCCGCCGCTTTGCGTTCGTTTGGGCCTTTTTCGGTAAGCCGGACCGCAGTAAGAAATCACAGCAGTGCGCAGAgattttgattattattttttgttgtaTTCGTCCGCTCTGCGCCGGGGTGGGAGACGACGGCCGATCGCCGCGTTTCGCTTCGGTTTCGCAGCCGCGCTCCTGTTCGGGTTTATTTAACCCCGTTTTTGCGGGCGCGGGGTTTGGAAACGAAAACCGCCGCTGCTGGACTTCAGGTGGGATTTTCGCACCGGTCAGCCGAGAAATGACTCTTCCTGGGAAAGCGCCGGTCCGGAGGAGAGGCAAAATCGTCGAGGCCAAGGATTACGCAGAATAGGGAATTACGCCCGCCGGGTTTGCGCTGTGTTGGCGCAGCCCCGGCACCTGCTTTCCCCTCCTTGGGAAATCCCGGGCGAAAGGAGAAATCCGCCTTTCCCTGAGCAAAAATCATCACTGGTGACTTCTTGGCGCATCCTGATGCTCCAGAGAGGGAGAAACCTTcacattttttggtttttttcctccaactccTCTTCAGGCATTGAGGGTCGGGTTATCTtgcaatttcccttttttttaatggaattccCGCATCCTGTGTTTGATTAAACCCAGGGACAGCAAAGCCCAGGTTTTGCCAAGCTGGATGGGGAAGATCCGCATCCGTTTCTCCCAGCACCCGATGGCTCCGCTGCGAATTGCCCCTCGAACCGCGGCGAGACGCTCTGCTGCCCCCAACTCCCCGGATGATGCCAAATCTCCCTCCAAGAGCCAGGAAACCTCAAAAATTCCCACTCTGTCCACTTTCTGCCACAGCTCCAACATCCTTTTCCTGTTGCAGCAGGCTAGGAATTGCCTCTCCTAACGTCGCAGGTTCAAAACCCGCCGAGGCCCGGCTGGAAACACCCTCGTTGGCCAGCCGGCGTGGAATATGGAGCTTATCCGGCACCCTGCAGCTCATTTCCGCATTGAAACCGTGGCTTTCTCGTCAGACTCCGGTGCTACTGAAAGGCTACGCGGGCCGTAGGAAAATTATACGCCAAAaaggagaagattaaaaaaaaaaaaaaagcaaggctgCGCTTTAAGTGGATGAGGATGCAGCGAGTTTCTGCTTCCCGGAGCTTtttcaaggggaagaaaaaataatctcttgCCCTGCTGATAAATGTCagtgcttttaaattaaaaccttGGGGTTTTATCCCGGAGCAGGAGACTGGGGCCGTCGGGGTTGGCGTGCCCTGGGTCCTCATCAGTGCAACCCTCCAAAAACACcagtcctgctctctcctccagggTTGAGCTTCCTTCTGAGAAGCGCTGGGTTATTCTTCTTCCCTTAAAAAACCATTCCTGCTTAACGAGCAATTCTGTGTAATTCCATTAACGATTTAACGCTGATTTTCCTCTTAGAGCTGGGCTCTTGAGAGTGAAGCATTCTGGTTAAATTTTGCTGGCTTTTGGGAAAACTATTAACCCGACAGCAGGATATTTGCCACCTCTGAGATAACTGTTACTGCTCCTCGTCGCCTTGCTTCCCGCCAGGCCGTTTCAGGATGGTTATTTGTTGGGAGCCCCTGTTTTTCCCTCAAGGAAGGGGTGAAACTCCCAGCAAAATGGGTTTTCCCAGGATGCTCTGCAGCGCCGGCGGCAAAACAGCTTATTAAAACCCCCAGACAAACTCACCAAAGGTCCCATTTTGCCGTAAATTCTCCCTGGCCGCGTCAGATTGCTTCCATCCTGAAACACAAGATTGCGTCGCCTTTAATTACAGCTGTTAGATTGGCTTAATTTAGCTAAATCAGGACAAACAAGAGGGCTACGCTTAGACTTGACCCATAAATTGGGCTGCTTGACCGGGCTCGGTTGCATTTTTTAGGGAATTAAGTTAATACCTACCTGCGGGCTGAAAACAGAGTGGCGTTCACACCTTATTTTCTGGCGGATAGCGAAAGTAAGGTTGGTTGGTTACTTGGTTTTTTAAACCAAGTAACGTTCAATTTTGGCTAGAAACGGGTCCCCAGGCTGGATCGCGGCCTGCCTGCTCGCGTCCCGACGGAAAGCGAGAAAACGGAAATCGCCTCGTTTCCGCTTCCCGAGTTAAAGCCGCGAACGCGGAGCCGCTGACGCTGTCGCTCGGCTTGCAGGTGAAGGCGCCAGCACCCCGACTCGAGGATTTTGCGGCCCAGCGTCCCCgtcgcccaccccgggccctccCGCCATGGCGAGCCCGGCCGCGAGCCCCGACTCTTCCTCCCACGAGGCCCTCTCCTCTGTCAACTCGGCGCCGGCGTGCTCACCCACCTCCGACTCGGAGAACCTCAGCCCGGatgagctggagctgctggccaaGCTGGAGGAGCAGAACAGGTGAGCAAACGGGAAGCTCCCGCTGCgtttttcggggcagccggggtgaAATTCCCCGTTTCAGAGGCCGCGGTGTTGCCCGTCAGTGCTCAGCCTGCGCGGAAAGCTTCGGAGAGCCTCGGACAACCCGGCTTTCCAGGAGGAGGTGGATATTTGCAGGCTCTTTGGATTTTTATCCCTGCATTAGCCGCCCTTTGCTGGAAATCATTCTCTGAGCAGCTTTGGGGTAGGTTCGAAGTCTGAGAAAAGCGTGTCCGGGCGGCAAGACCTGTTTCAGTCCTCAGCGCTGGTTAAGTTCCGCTCTCGGTTCGCTGCCTCTCTCCCGAGCTGCCCCGGTTGCGTCCGAATGCtgggaaggaaataaaagcagcagcgAGCCCAAACAGGGCCAAGGATGGGGCAAAAAGGAATGAGTGAAAAACGATCTGGCACTTCGGAGAAAAGTTGGGCTCTGTCCCCGCTTCCCCTTGGGTCGAGGAAGATGCGATTGCATCTTCCTTCGCCTTTTCTCAGCATCGAGCGAGCCCCTCTCCCCAACTCCCGAACCGAGACACTGAGCAAAAAGCTCCAGCCCTGACATTAAACCCTTTTTGCGTACCAAAAATCAAACCCAGAATGAAAATTTCTGGGAAAACCGGATGGTGATAATTGCGTTGATCGCCGCTCCGCGACAGCGATAGCGGCCGAATGCTTTATTGGCTGCTTGGGCAATCCAGAGCGTTAAAACAactcaggggaaaaaagtataaaaatcccTCATTTCCACTTCTGGAATTAAAAACTGCCTCTTTCTGGGGTTATTTAAAGCACTCGAACTGGGAGGAGACCAAAGCTTCCCACGGAGCATGGTGGGTTTGCCCCAGCGCCGCTGCGCTCGCGCTgtgttttctcttgaaaatcccCGTTGCAAACCTTAAAAAAGTCTGTAACGTTCTTCAAATTCTTGCACGTTTTCAAATAATGCTTTGAATTTGGAAAATAcgaattctttaaaagaaaaaatggggaaaaaataagcgGTTGGTGCCCTCCAGGTGATGGTGCCCATGGGGAGCCCTCTGCTCCGCAGAGCGGCCTGGAGGGCGGCAGGGGAATTCGGCCTGGCGGCGTTTCCGCGGGTGTTTCACGATCTCTGGGCTCTCCGGCAGGCTCCTGGAAGCAGACTCCAAGTCCATGCGCTCCATGAACGGCTCGCGAAGGAACAGCGGCTCCTCCTTGGTCTCCAGCTCGTCGGCCTCCTCCAACCTGAGCCACCTCGAGGAGGACACGTGGATCCTCTGGGGCCGCATCGTCAACGAGTGGGAGGAGTGgcggaagaagaaggagaagctgCTGAAGGTGAGTCCGCGCAGCGGCTCGATGCCGCGGCAGAACAGCGGTGGGTTTCCACCCCCTTGTCCCCTCTCTGGCTTTTTGCTACCGGCTTTTCCGCAGGAGCTCATCCGGAAGGGGATCCCCCACCATTTCCGCGCCATCGtctggcagctgctctgcagcgcCACCGACATGCCCGTCAAGAACCAGTACTCGGAGCTGCTCAAGATGTCGTCCCCCTGCGAGAAGCTCATCCGGAGGGACATCGCCCGCACCTACCCCGAGCACGAGTTCTTCAAGGGGCAGGACAGCCTCGGCCAGGAGGTGCTCTTCAACGTCATGAAGGTACGAAGCCTCCTTAGCTTCAAGGAGGCCCCAGGGCCCATCCAGCACCCAAGGGAGACCCCAGGAAGACCCCAAGCTCAGCGCAGATGAGCTACGGCCTTTCCCAGGCCGCCTCGTCCGGCCCCAGGTCCTCCGGTTTCACCCCAGGAGGTGTAAAACCATCCCCACGGGGCTCTGGCATGAGACAGGACCATTTCCACCCAGCTGATCTCACGGCAATGACGATGTAAACCAGCTAAGCCCTGAATCTCTCCCTTTTTCAGCCGTGAAAGCCACGGGATGAAAGAAATTCCAACTAGGGTGGTGGAACTGAAGAAACAAACTGCACTTTTCCCCCAAATGGGTTTCTTGTGGCCTTTGCTCTAGAAGGCTGGTGCTTTTGCTGGATATTAATGTTAAAAGCTTCTGGGTTTCTTGCGGGTTTTGTGGCTCTGCGTGCTAGGAGTGGGTGAAAATGCCCCGTTCCTCGGCGAGCAATGCAAACGTTCCTGGAGCTCAAAACGCTGCATCCCTGCGTCCGTCCCAGACCGTGCTTTTCCCGTTGAATTTTCCCCCGATGAGAGGAATGGGATAGTTGGTCCCAAGCTTTTTTGGTCTGAACAAAAGCCGACAGTAAAAACATACTTAGGGGAATGGCGTCAGCCTGAAAAAACAAAGCCACTGGGCACCTCGCGGTCCCTGGCAGGCACGTGgggccagccccgctcagccgcCCTCTCTTCCCTTCAGGCTTATTCCCTGGTGGACCGGGAGGTCGGATACTGCCAGGGCAGCGCCTTCATCGTGGGATTGCTGCTCATGCAGGTTTGTGCTGTGCCGCTCCTCACTTCTTTTCccggctggaggaaaaaaagcggCGGGCGGCTCCGGGGCACGCTCGGCAGCTTTCGGATGCTGCTGCCAGGGGTTTAACGCTGTCTCGGTTGGACGCCAGATGCCCGAGGAGGAGGCTTTCTGCGTGTTCGTGCGGCTGATGCAGGAGTACCGCTTGCGGGAGCTCTTCAAGCCCAGCATGGCCGAGCTGGGGCTCTGCATCTACCAGTTTGAGTACATGCTGCAGGTAAATGCCAGCCCCGACCTCGAATCTGCCCTGGGATAAGCCCAGCGGGGGAAAAAACAACCCGCGGCTTTAGAGAAGCCGAAACACCGCGCGAGCTCGTGGGAGAAGCCGGCACAATCGGTTGCAACAAGGGAGCTCGTCTCCAATAACCCGGTGGCACCTCAGGTGGGCAATTGCCCAATAATATGTTTTCCCCCCCCGGGTTTCTCTCTCACATCCAGGAGCAGTTGCCGGAGCTGAACATCCACTTCCGTTCGCAGAGCTTCCTCACCTCCATGTATGCCTCGTCCTGGTTCCTCACCCTCTTCCTCACCACCTTCCCCTTGCCGGTGGCCACGCGGGTCTTCGACATCTTCATGTACGAGGTAACGAGGCCGCGGCCAGGCCAGCAACAGCAAGGGCTTCCCCGGGGACACGATCGATGCAAACGTGGCGCCACTCTCCCGCTTGAATAGAAAGACCCTTTTAGACATAGCCCAGAATGAGAAAATGCGAGTTTTCCCCTGCCGCGGTCTCGAAAGCGTGGCAAAAAGCTGTGAATTTCTTAAATCGTTGCTCTCTCCTGAATCTCAGCTCTGCTTGTTCAGCGGCAATAGGCCAATATCAAACctggatgttttctttttcttttttcccctcactctgGGTTCAGAGCGGGGATAAATAAGAGCCGCTTTCATATGAGCTGTGATGGAAACCCACCACACATGGCATTAGCCGGCCGGGAGAGAAACCAGAGACTCCCAAACTCGTGCACGCTCACACCGGAGGGGCCAGGGTGGGTGCAAACGGGTGTCCGAGGCACCGCCGCCTCGAGCCTCCCTTGTGCCTCATTGCAGGGGCTGGAGATCATCTTCCGCGTGGGCATGGCCCTCTTGCAGTTCAACCAGGCCGAGCTGATCCAGCTGGACATGGAGGGGATGTCACAGGTGAGAGCATGCAGCGGGCTGGATTTCAGGGCGAATTCGCAGCCTGGGGCTTAGTTTGCGGTCGGAGGGCGGCAGGATTCACCCTTGGTGTCGCCTCCGCAGTACTTCCAGAAGGTGATACCCCACCAGTTCGACAGCTGCCCTGATAAACTCATCCTGAAAGCCTACCAGGTCAAATACAACCCCAAAAAGATGAAGAGGTGAGTCAGTTTGAGCTCCTCCGCTCAGTTTTGGGGACCAACAGGCTGGCGCCCCTCTCCGTTGTGCGAATGCTGGAGCCACTCCACAAAAAAACGGAATCTGGGGACCGCCTGGATGTTGGGCACTTGGGGTGGCTTCAAGCTCGATGGGGAAAAGCCCCGCCAGGGAGCACCATGCCGCTGCGCTGTGATCCATCTCAGGGTATCGGAGGGGTTTAATTCGCCACGGGGGGCTTGCCGGGACGGTGCGGGTGATGGCGGGTGCCGCACGCGTCTCCTCCCTGTGTCCATGGCAGGCTGGAGAAGGAGTACGCCGCCATCAAGAACAAGGAGATGGAGGAGCAAATCGAGATCAAGGTAGGACCTTTCCTCCCTCCGTCCCGGCACGCAGCAGCTCAGAGCTGCCCAGGCCACCCCGCAGTGGGCACCGTCAAGGTTTCCGAGctgatttcttctctcttcttcctccccagcgGCTCAGGACCGAGAACCGCCTCCTGAAGCAGCGGATCGAAACGCTGGAGAAGGTGAGGGCCCTGGCGCACCCCGTGCTGCTCCGGCTCCCGAAAGTCTCGCCCGACCCGGCTCTGGCTTGGCACTGCACCTGGGAGAAGCGGCGCTGGGGCAGCCCGGGCATTGCTCGCATGCCAaacccgccgaggggcctctgtGGCCGCCGCTGCCTCCTTATCTGAGCGCCGTCTCTGCGCGCTTTAAATCTCACCTCCCAGGCGACGTCTTGGCCCCTCGGATGGCAGAGAAGGGGGTCGGGGCCGTTCAGCAGCAGCCACCAACATGCTGAGACCGCTTGGAAAAGGTCTCGCTGGAGTTGCACTGGATTtgggtcccttttttttttttggttctgtttttttttgttgttattgtttttctcCTGCCTGGGGGTGGCCCTCGCGCCTGGGATTTTTTGTGCCTCGGCAGCACCGGAAACGGCCTCCCCGCTCCTCCTCAGCGACTCTTCCAAGCCCGAATCTTAAAAGCGGACCTAACTAAAACGTGCGTCAAGGAAGGCGGCTCGCTGCCCGGTCTAAACGCCAGGAGCAAGTTCTCAGGGTAGAGCAACCCCGGGCCCATGCCAGGCTGGCCAAGCCGctgccgtcctctctgccggggCTGTCGGGCTCTTCTCTCCGCCTCGGCTTCGCTCTCTTCTTTTGCTTCTAGCTGTAGTGGGGAGTCGCTTGTCTGACGATCTCGTTATTTGTcgttatctttttctttcctccctccgtCTTTCCTTCCCTGTGGGGCTGTCCTGTAGGAGAGCGCTGCCTTGGCAGACAGGCTCATCCAGGTATCGTAAAGCCGTTCTTTCGTCTCCGCTCACTTTGCCGTTTCGCTTTCCTCCAGCCCAGAAACCTCCTACTGCTCTTCTGCGACGCTCGCTTTTTCCTCGCTTCTCTTCCGGCAGCGGAAAAACCCGCTTCCCCACTCGGGGCTGGGCGCTCCCTctagcacggcacggcacggccgccTTTCGGCTCTCGCCGCCCCGGGCATTGCGATTTATTCGGaaatccccccctccccggcccagCAGCGGGTCTGTAACCCCCTGGGCCACCTGGTTTTAACCACCTAAGCACGGAGGTGAAGCTTAAACCACCACCGGGCTAGCTCGTCACGGGGTGCCCAGGGACAAACTTGGCTAAAAGCCGGGCTCGATCCTGCCCCCAGCTGGCTGCAGATTGAGTTTAAAAgtggttttaattaattttacccCCGTGTAGGCGAAGGAAAGAGGAACAAAGCTGTTTCCCCCTACTCTGCCACAGCTCACAAGCAGCCTGGGgccagaggggaggaaaaaaaccctccgcGGGAAGCGGGCACTCGCCTTCCCGGGGCTTGGCAGTGACGGGCGCGTGTCCCCTCTTGGTGGCAGGGCCAGGTGACACGAGCGCAGGAGGCGGAGGAGAACTACATCATCAAGCGAGAGCTGGCAGTGGTGAAGCAGCAGTGCAGCTCGGCCACGGAGAACCTGCAGCGAGCCCAGAGCACCATCCGTGAGCTGCAGGACCAGCAGGTCGGTTCCCGGTGCCTCGCGGAGCGGGTGCCCGAATCCCTTCCCCGTTGTCCCTTCCCAGCCACTATCCATTCGGGGACGTGCCACAAGCATGTCGGGGCTTGGCGGGCGCCTGCCTCCCCTTTCGGCGCCACTGGCTGGTGCTTGATGTGCGCCCACCCGCTCTCGCAGGGCAACCCGCGCTTCACGGAGGAGTTCGTCACCCACCTGGAGACAGAGCTGGAGCAGTCGCGGCTGCGGGAGACCGAAACCCTCAACGCCCTCAAAGAGATGCAGGACAAAGTGCTGGACATGGAGAAGGTAGGGGGGCAAGGGAGCAGGATTTCGTCCGAGTGTCAGTGTTTCAGGGGTCTGCCGTGAGTGTTGGTGTCTCAGGGGTCTCTTGTCCTGGCGTCCCCCATCTTGGGGAATCTCCAGGATTTTGGGAGTCTCCCATGAGTGTTGGCATCTCAGGGGTCTCCCATCCTGGTGTCCTGTGAGTATCAGTGTCTTGAGGGTCTCCCACCCAGCATCCTGCAAGTGTTGGCACCTCGAGGGTCTCTGGTCCCATGAGCGTCAGCATCTCAGGGGTCTCCCGTGAACATCGGCATCTTGGGGGTCTCCATTCCTAGTGTCCTGTGAGTGTCAGTGTCTCAGGAATCTCCTGCCAGGGTGTTGTGTGAACATCAGGGTCTTGGGGAATGTCCTATGAGCATTGGTGTCTCAGAGATTTCCCATCCCAGTGTCTCACAAGCATCAGTGTCTTGGGGGTCCCCAGTGTCTCAGGGATCTCCCATCCTGCTGTCCTATGGGTGTCAGTGTCTCAGGGGTCTCCTGCAAGCAGTGGCATCCAAGCATAAACGTCAGTGTCTTGGAGATCTCTGGTCCCAGTGTCCCACAGGGATCTCCTGGCACAACATGGCCCAGGCATCAGTGTCTCGGGGATCTTCTACCTGGCGTCCCATGAGTGTTGGTGTCTCAGGGATCTCCATGAGCATCAGTGTCTCAGGGATCTTCTGTCATGGTGCTGCATGAGCATCAGTGTCTCGGGGATCTCCCATCCCAGGATCCCATGAGTGTCTACGTCTTGGGGGTCTCCTGCAAGCGTCGGCATCTCGGGGGTCTCCAACCCTGATGCGTGCGAGTGTTGGTGTCTCAGGGATCTCTTGGCCTGATGTCCTGCATCTCGAGGATCTCCGGCTGTGGCATTGCATGAGCGTTGGTGTCTCAGGCTCTCCGGCATCATGGGGATCTTTCGTTGCTGGGTCACATCAGCATCAGTGTCTTGGGGGGGGTCTCTTGTGAGCATCATCGTCTCGAGGGTCACCATCTCTGGTGTCACACAAGTGTCGGTGTCTCAGGGATCTCTCCTGGCATCACGTGTCTCAGGGATTTCTGGCCCCAGCATCACACAAGCGTCGGCATTTTGGGGCTCTCCGGTCCCAGTGTCCCATGAGCATTGGCATTGCAGGGACCTCCTGCTGAAACGTAGCCCAATCGTCAGCATCTCAGGGATCATCCCAACTGGTGTCCCATGAGCAACGGTGTCTTGGGGGTCTCATTCTGTGGTGTCACATGAGTGTTGGTGTCTTGGGGATCTCTTATCCTGGTGTCCTGCATCTTGGGGTTCTCTGGCCTCAGCATTGCATGAGTGTTGGTGTCTTGGGGGGTCTCCCGGAAGCATCGATATCTCGGGGATCTCCCATCTTGGTGTCTCGCAAGTGCTGGCATCTCAGGGGTCTCCAGCCCCAGTGTCACCTGAACGTCAGGGTCTCAGGGCTCTCCCATCAGGCATCGTGGCAGTCACCTGAACGTTGCCGTCTTGAGGGCCTCCAGCCCTGGTTTCATCTGAATGTCAGGTTCTCGAGGCGCTCTCACCCAGTGTCACAGGGGTCTCCAGCCTCCGTGTCACCCAAACTTCAGGGCGTTGGGGCTCTCCTGCCTGGCATCCCGTAAGTGTCCCCTGCTGCAGGGTGCCTGTGCCGACGCCGCGGCTCCACTCTCACCCACAGAGGAACAGCCTGCTCCCGGACGAGAACAACGTGGCCCGCTTGCAGGAGGAGCTCAAGGCGCTGAAGGTGCGCGAGGCTGAGGCTGTGAAGTCActgaaggagctgcagcagcaggtcaAGGATCTCAACGACACCTGGCAGGTAAGGCCAGGCCCCGGGGCCGCCATTCACCCTGGCTGCCAGGCAAGGGCACCTCGGCCCTCACCCGAACGCCTGGGTCCTCTCTGCCCTAGGCTCAGCTGGCGCGGGCCAGCGGGCGCTGGAAGGATTCGCCCCGCAAGAACAACATCAACGAGCTGCAGGACGAGCTGATGACGACGCGCCTGCGAGAGACGCAGGCCCAGGCTGAGCTGCGCGAGCTGCGGCAGCGGGTGGTGGAGCTGGAAACCCAGGtgagaggctccccgagccgaGGACGGGGTTGAAAAAGCAGAGCAAGACCACCGGGATCGTCAGGGATGGAGGCGTGGGGTGAAGCCGAGGGTGCAGAGCACCCATGGATGCCACGAGGAGGTGCCATGCCACCTTCCAAGCATCCTCTGGTGCCCGCAGGACCAGATCCACAGCAACCTGCTGAACCGGACAGAGCAGGAGTGCGCggggctgcaggagaagctgcagtaCGTCACGGCCCAGAACAAGGGGCTCCAGACCCAGCTGAGCGAGACCAAGCGCAAGCACGCCGAATCCGAGTGCAAGGTGGGCTGCCCGACATCCCCTCCGACGGGGTCCCGGTGTCCCCTCCGACAGGGTCTCAGTGCCCTGCCCAAGGATAGCCCCATGTCTCCTCCTACGAGGTCCTGATGTGCCACGCAAGGGCAAGCCAGTGTCCTCTCTGATTGGGTA contains:
- the EVI5L gene encoding EVI5-like protein isoform X2 is translated as MASPAASPDSSSHEALSSVNSAPACSPTSDSENLSPDELELLAKLEEQNRLLEADSKSMRSMNGSRRNSGSSLVSSSSASSNLSHLEEDTWILWGRIVNEWEEWRKKKEKLLKELIRKGIPHHFRAIVWQLLCSATDMPVKNQYSELLKMSSPCEKLIRRDIARTYPEHEFFKGQDSLGQEVLFNVMKAYSLVDREVGYCQGSAFIVGLLLMQGFNAVSVGRQMPEEEAFCVFVRLMQEYRLRELFKPSMAELGLCIYQFEYMLQEQLPELNIHFRSQSFLTSMYASSWFLTLFLTTFPLPVATRVFDIFMYEGLEIIFRVGMALLQFNQAELIQLDMEGMSQYFQKVIPHQFDSCPDKLILKAYQVKYNPKKMKRLEKEYAAIKNKEMEEQIEIKRLRTENRLLKQRIETLEKESAALADRLIQGQVTRAQEAEENYIIKRELAVVKQQCSSATENLQRAQSTIRELQDQQGNPRFTEEFVTHLETELEQSRLRETETLNALKEMQDKVLDMEKRNSLLPDENNVARLQEELKALKVREAEAVKSLKELQQQVKDLNDTWQAQLARASGRWKDSPRKNNINELQDELMTTRLRETQAQAELRELRQRVVELETQDQIHSNLLNRTEQECAGLQEKLQYVTAQNKGLQTQLSETKRKHAESECKSKEEVMAVRLREADSMAAVAEMRQRIAELEIQREEGMIQGQLNNSDASQYIRELKDHIDELKAEIRLLKGPKAFGEALGFDSIHIVRHLADEDSLASSDEELAPAPFSLPPRGFLRPAAHAKESSGSTDSEAEEPQAPAGPLAR
- the EVI5L gene encoding EVI5-like protein isoform X1; this encodes MASPAASPDSSSHEALSSVNSAPACSPTSDSENLSPDELELLAKLEEQNRLLEADSKSMRSMNGSRRNSGSSLVSSSSASSNLSHLEEDTWILWGRIVNEWEEWRKKKEKLLKVSPRSGSMPRQNSGGFPPPCPLSGFLLPAFPQELIRKGIPHHFRAIVWQLLCSATDMPVKNQYSELLKMSSPCEKLIRRDIARTYPEHEFFKGQDSLGQEVLFNVMKAYSLVDREVGYCQGSAFIVGLLLMQMPEEEAFCVFVRLMQEYRLRELFKPSMAELGLCIYQFEYMLQEQLPELNIHFRSQSFLTSMYASSWFLTLFLTTFPLPVATRVFDIFMYEGLEIIFRVGMALLQFNQAELIQLDMEGMSQYFQKVIPHQFDSCPDKLILKAYQVKYNPKKMKRLEKEYAAIKNKEMEEQIEIKRLRTENRLLKQRIETLEKESAALADRLIQGQVTRAQEAEENYIIKRELAVVKQQCSSATENLQRAQSTIRELQDQQGNPRFTEEFVTHLETELEQSRLRETETLNALKEMQDKVLDMEKRNSLLPDENNVARLQEELKALKVREAEAVKSLKELQQQVKDLNDTWQAQLARASGRWKDSPRKNNINELQDELMTTRLRETQAQAELRELRQRVVELETQDQIHSNLLNRTEQECAGLQEKLQYVTAQNKGLQTQLSETKRKHAESECKSKEEVMAVRLREADSMAAVAEMRQRIAELEIQREEGMIQGQLNNSDASQYIRELKDHIDELKAEIRLLKGPKAFGEALGFDSIHIVRHLADEDSLASSDEELAPAPFSLPPRGFLRPAAHAKESSGSTDSEAEEPQAPAGPLAR
- the EVI5L gene encoding EVI5-like protein isoform X3, with protein sequence MASPAASPDSSSHEALSSVNSAPACSPTSDSENLSPDELELLAKLEEQNRLLEADSKSMRSMNGSRRNSGSSLVSSSSASSNLSHLEEDTWILWGRIVNEWEEWRKKKEKLLKELIRKGIPHHFRAIVWQLLCSATDMPVKNQYSELLKMSSPCEKLIRRDIARTYPEHEFFKGQDSLGQEVLFNVMKAYSLVDREVGYCQGSAFIVGLLLMQMPEEEAFCVFVRLMQEYRLRELFKPSMAELGLCIYQFEYMLQEQLPELNIHFRSQSFLTSMYASSWFLTLFLTTFPLPVATRVFDIFMYEGLEIIFRVGMALLQFNQAELIQLDMEGMSQYFQKVIPHQFDSCPDKLILKAYQVKYNPKKMKRLEKEYAAIKNKEMEEQIEIKRLRTENRLLKQRIETLEKESAALADRLIQGQVTRAQEAEENYIIKRELAVVKQQCSSATENLQRAQSTIRELQDQQGNPRFTEEFVTHLETELEQSRLRETETLNALKEMQDKVLDMEKRNSLLPDENNVARLQEELKALKVREAEAVKSLKELQQQVKDLNDTWQAQLARASGRWKDSPRKNNINELQDELMTTRLRETQAQAELRELRQRVVELETQDQIHSNLLNRTEQECAGLQEKLQYVTAQNKGLQTQLSETKRKHAESECKSKEEVMAVRLREADSMAAVAEMRQRIAELEIQREEGMIQGQLNNSDASQYIRELKDHIDELKAEIRLLKGPKAFGEALGFDSIHIVRHLADEDSLASSDEELAPAPFSLPPRGFLRPAAHAKESSGSTDSEAEEPQAPAGPLAR
- the EVI5L gene encoding EVI5-like protein isoform X4, which produces MASPAASPDSSSHEALSSVNSAPACSPTSDSENLSPDELELLAKLEEQNRLLEADSKSMRSMNGSRRNSGSSLVSSSSASSNLSHLEEDTWILWGRIVNEWEEWRKKKEKLLKELIRKGIPHHFRAIVWQLLCSATDMPVKNQYSELLKMSSPCEKLIRRDIARTYPEHEFFKGQDSLGQEVLFNVMKAYSLVDREVGYCQGSAFIVGLLLMQGFNAVSVGRQMPEEEAFCVFVRLMQEYRLRELFKPSMAELGLCIYQFEYMLQEQLPELNIHFRSQSFLTSMYASSWFLTLFLTTFPLPVATRVFDIFMYEGLEIIFRVGMALLQFNQAELIQLDMEGMSQYFQKVIPHQFDSCPDKLILKAYQVKYNPKKMKRLEKEYAAIKNKEMEEQIEIKRLRTENRLLKQRIETLEKGQVTRAQEAEENYIIKRELAVVKQQCSSATENLQRAQSTIRELQDQQGNPRFTEEFVTHLETELEQSRLRETETLNALKEMQDKVLDMEKRNSLLPDENNVARLQEELKALKVREAEAVKSLKELQQQVKDLNDTWQAQLARASGRWKDSPRKNNINELQDELMTTRLRETQAQAELRELRQRVVELETQDQIHSNLLNRTEQECAGLQEKLQYVTAQNKGLQTQLSETKRKHAESECKSKEEVMAVRLREADSMAAVAEMRQRIAELEIQREEGMIQGQLNNSDASQYIRELKDHIDELKAEIRLLKGPKAFGEALGFDSIHIVRHLADEDSLASSDEELAPAPFSLPPRGFLRPAAHAKESSGSTDSEAEEPQAPAGPLAR